One Calditerricola satsumensis genomic window carries:
- the ligD gene encoding non-homologous end-joining DNA ligase, whose product MRNAELADVTLTNPDKLLWPEEGITKRDYLAYLFAVAKPLLAYTRNRALTVIRYPDGVHGESFYQKNAPSYAPPWIPRRQVGDVDAILLNDLRTLLWLGNQAALEFHVPFHEVDDPDHPLELTFDLDPSVPGFAAVVETALRLKEVTDRLGLPTYVKTSGATGLAVYIPLERRYTYAETRQVAAFLARYLAERYPRLVTVARRVRDRGTKVYVDYLQHGKSRTLPAPYSPRGRTEATVSAPVTWEELARGAQPADFTIKTVPARLSQIGDPFAPVTASANRANLDEILDFLKRQPLSR is encoded by the coding sequence GTGAGGAACGCCGAGCTGGCCGACGTGACGCTGACGAATCCGGACAAGCTGCTGTGGCCCGAAGAGGGGATCACGAAGCGCGACTACCTGGCGTACCTCTTCGCCGTGGCCAAGCCGCTCCTTGCCTACACGCGTAACCGGGCCCTCACGGTGATCCGCTATCCCGACGGCGTGCATGGCGAATCCTTCTACCAGAAGAACGCGCCGTCCTATGCGCCGCCCTGGATCCCGCGCCGGCAGGTGGGCGACGTGGACGCCATTCTGCTCAACGACCTGCGCACGCTCCTGTGGCTCGGCAACCAGGCGGCCTTGGAGTTTCACGTCCCCTTTCATGAGGTGGACGATCCGGACCATCCGCTGGAGCTGACCTTTGACCTCGACCCCTCCGTTCCCGGCTTTGCCGCCGTGGTGGAGACGGCGCTGCGCCTCAAAGAGGTGACCGATCGCCTCGGCCTGCCCACGTACGTCAAAACGTCGGGAGCCACCGGCCTCGCGGTGTACATCCCCCTCGAGCGGCGGTATACCTACGCCGAGACGCGGCAGGTGGCCGCCTTTTTGGCCCGCTACCTTGCCGAGCGGTACCCGCGCCTCGTCACCGTCGCGCGGCGCGTCCGCGATCGCGGCACCAAGGTCTACGTCGACTACCTCCAGCACGGCAAAAGCCGCACCCTCCCCGCACCGTATTCGCCGCGCGGCCGCACCGAGGCCACCGTATCGGCGCCGGTGACGTGGGAGGAGCTGGCGCGCGGCGCCCAGCCCGCCGACTTTACGATCAAAACCGTGCCCGCGCGGCTCAGCCAGATCGGGGACCCCTTTGCCCCGGTGACCGCATCGGCGAATCGCGCCAACCTCGACGAGATCCTGGATTTCCTCAAGCGACAACCCCTCTCCCGGTAA